The following are encoded in a window of Ogataea parapolymorpha DL-1 chromosome VII, whole genome shotgun sequence genomic DNA:
- a CDS encoding Serine/threonine protein phosphatase — protein MLIYNTKVASYGPRFTSRLTVSARLGRRCFTNDSYTFRNFQNGHTIAKHFETAGHGYLMSLAFEPKDRLKDTNHPDDGLISKYRKKVQTNTVYDSPTGEDNYVMAYNDSKVLAGVLDGVGGWSEQGFDSSAISRELSTHVTMEFLHEDHLTPLEILDKAYTKMKQDGSVEVGSTTICFGVIDAKTNKLHAVNLGDSWFGVFRKQNSRFKCVLESKEQTYSFNAPYQLSVIPQEFLDIAKKKGSKYLMNLPQDADEYEFQLESGDVIMFTTDGLIDNVVINDVALYLDDYFAADQIGEMNMNLVRNVKELSLNSNFKSVFSQRLSDITGQDYIGGKPDDITSVVVYVQ, from the coding sequence ATGTTGATCTATAACACTAAAGTGGCGTCTTATGGCCCCAGATTTACGTCTAGGTTGACGGTATCCGCCCGTTTAGGTAGACGGTGTTTTACGAACGATTCGTATACGTTCAGAAACTTCCAAAACGGGCACACGATTGCTAAACACTTTGAGACTGCTGGCCATGGATACCTGATGTCTTTGGCTTTTGAGCCAAAAGATCGCCTCAAAGACACAAATCATCCTGACGACGGGCTCATTTCCAAGTATCGAAAGAAGGTCCAGACCAATACCGTGTACGATTCGCCTACGGGGGAAGATAATTATGTGATGGCATATAATGATTCCAAGGTGCTGGCTGGCGTTCTGGACGGGGTTGGTGGCTGGTCTGAGCAAGGGTTTGATTCCAGTGCGATCAGCCGCGAGCTATCCACCCATGTTACAATGGAATTTTTACATGAGGATCACCTGACTCCGCTCGAGATCTTGGACAAGGCATACACCAAAATGAAGCAGGATGGATCTGTTGAGGTTGGCTCTACGACCATCTGTTTTGGCGTCATCGATGCTAAAACAAACAAGCTGCATGCTGTCAATCTGGGTGACTCCTGGTTCGGAGTCTTTAGGAAGCAAAACTCTCGATTCAAGTGCGTTTTGGAGTCCAAAGAGCAGACATATTCGTTTAACGCTCCCTATCAGTTATCTGTGATCCCGCAAGAGTTTTTGGACAttgcgaaaaagaagggCTCAAAGTATTTAATGAATCTGCCCCAAGATGCAGACGAGTACGAATTCCAGCTCGAGTCAGGAGACGTGATCATGTTCACTACCGATGGATTAATTGATAACGTCGTCATCAATGATGTGGCGCTGTATCTGGATGACTATTTTGCAGCAGATCAGATAGGGGAAATGAATATGAACCTCGTTCGGAACGTCAAAGAGCTGAGTCTTAATAGCAACTTCAAGAGCGTGTTTTCGCAGCGACTAAGCGATATTACTGGCCAAGATTACATTGGAGGCAAGCCAGACGACATCACCAGCGTGGTAGTCTATGTCCAGTAA
- a CDS encoding Nonsense-mediated mRNA decay protein 2: MSEPCERRKQLRDLNQKAWGGELLVVDSPDTSLKSNMAVLKKLSSAITAETQSSLIDSIKRVSLEKYLDELIPATADGLLSLKKKDTTAAVEVLSVLHQRFSSRFTLKLALYFFRSVEDFREPEHLSVLGTLMRLYCEMYLVDLIRLDDSVDKSKLPRYLLKSDRPLLLAYISQLLSQHANNIKLLPIVSGFVKKFEDVLFCENELLGPSERLSLIKLFTKYSEHICKLTENTHREISSLVDQVNEISRKTGKVPESLESELKEKKDEFAKLEAYSEFAHEVFSIEKPSLAREAEPTAKITAISGLSESNRWESEEQRKFYEEVPDISEMVDPSLLLKRGPDVEEKKARKDELSTFIEQLDAATTAEEVDNKAREFWQQEMYTKSAESRLYRHAYSQNINSKAFARFLCINRNVFKALIQKIENKADTILKDHLTMSHIDYNMVRLYCEMANFNLVSGTKFLDILRVLVVSVGEGAGLDLLTLFFDYSRFTILYRPEYAESVNNILHLLQSVISRLHGDRQKAAQAFLSSLAVAEEKVQVDTAKPKIQFLDYMLKRALQNQAFFPALLEFEWDPESYSKIVEFFTHPESITYDEIPALVSFLKWLGERDPVLITVVVDSLVEEFQSGFELNDFRQNRKRMAIASYLAQLAIKRLITATLFRNIVKYAIFESVHGDPSNWFWAKMVCLFFELSKKDMPLELMLFDYHLLLQGEPPLDLNLRVVKCFESRGVKRSNSAAEAAKRISEISKAARQTPEPEQEDDEELDQEADELSDSEDTEDIGDSETEDESDEDDDIESELDENMINEQLEMSIQSEFDSMLAASLKTSSSANPRPRVRQPVGAIVRKEQTEDGANKFTFLTKSGNKIAARKIEVPDHVDFVAEQLTNAELWEQERDRIKDFVLSQHE, translated from the coding sequence ATGTCTGAGCCATGTGAGCGTAGAAAGCAACTCCGCGACCTGAACCAGAAAGCATGGGGTGGTGAGCTGCTTGTCGTGGACTCTCCTGATACctctttgaaaagcaaCATGGCTGTACTTAAGAAACTAAGTTCGGCCATCACAGCAGAAACACAGAGTTCTTTGATAGACTCGATCAAGAGAGTTTCACTTGAGAAATATTTGGACGAGTTGATCCCTGCAACGGCGGACGGGCTActttctttgaaaaagaaggacaCAACGGCTGCCGTTGAGGTGCTTTCCGTGCTCCATCAGCGATTTTCGTCTCGTTTTACTCTAAAATTGGCattatattttttccgTTCAGTTGAGGATTTTAGGGAACCCGAGCATCTGTCAGTCTTGGGCACTCTGATGAGATTGTATTGTGAGATGTACTTGGTTGATCTTATCCGATTGGATGATAGTGTCGATAAGAGCAAGCTGCCCCGGTATTTGCTGAAATCAGACAggcctcttcttctggccTACATCTCACAGCTACTCTCTCAACACGCTAATAACATAAAGCTACTCCCGATTGTCTCAGGATTCGTTAAGAAGTTTGAAGATGTACTCTTTTGCGAGAATGAGCTTCTAGGCCCGTCAGAGAGACTATCATTAATCAAGCTTTTCACTAAATATAGTGAACATATATGCAAACTGACTGAAAACACACATCGAGAAATATCTAGTTTGGTGGACCAAGTTAATGAGATATCAAGAAAAACTGGTAAAGTGCCCGAATCACTTGAAtctgagctcaaggagaagaaagacgagtttgccaaattGGAAGCTTATTCAGAGTTTGCACATGAGGTGTTTTCCATTGAAAAACCCTCGCTGGCTCGGGAGGCGGAACCGACCGCCAAGATCACGGCTATTTCCGGACTTTCAGAATCAAACCGTTGGGAGAGCGAGGAACAACGCAAATTTTATGAAGAGGTGCCTGATATCTCTGAAATGGTGGATCCGAGCCTGCTTTTGAAAAGGGGGCCAGACGtagaagagaagaaagctCGTAAAGATGAGCTCTCCACATTTATCGAACAGCTCGACGCTGCTACTACTGCGGAGGAGGTGGATAACAAAGCCCGTGaattttggcagcaggagaTGTACACGAAATCTGCGGAAAGTCGTCTCTATCGCCACGCCTACTCTCAAAACATTAACTCTAAAGCCTTTGCAAGGTTTCTATGCATCAACCGCAATGTTTTCAAGGCTCTAATTCAAAAAATAGAAAACAAAGCTGACACCATCCTGAAAGATCATCTGACGATGTCGCATATAGATTACAACATGGTCAGGCTATATTGCGAAATGGCTAACTTCAACTTGGTTTCAGGTACCAAGTTTTTAGATATTCTGAGGGTGCTAGTGGTAAGTGTTGGGGAGGGGGCAGGTTTGGACCTGCTGACACTATTCTTCGATTATTCCAGATTCACCATTCTCTATCGACCGGAGTATGCTGAGTCCGTCAACAACATACTCCATCTTCTTCAAAGCGTGATAAGCAGGCTGCATGGAGACCGTCAAAAAGCTGCACAGGCATTTCTTTCGTCGCTTGCCGTTGCTGAAGAGAAGGTGCAGGTCGACACAGCAAAACCTAAGATACAATTCCTCGATTATATGCTGAAACGGGCTCTGCAAAACCAGGCTTTCTTTCCTGCGCTTCTTGAATTCGAATGGGACCCCGAATCGTATTCCAAGATCGTGGAATTCTTTACCCATCCAGAGTCGATAACTTACGACGAGATCCCTGCTCTTGTTTCTTTTCTTAAATGGTTAGGCGAGCGTGATCCAGTTTTAATCACCGTTGTGGTTGATAGCCTGGTAGAGGAATTTCAATCTGGCTTCGAACTAAATGATTTCCGTCAGAATAGAAAGAGAATGGCGATTGCAAGCTACCTGGCGCAACTCGCCATTAAGAGGTTGATAACGGCCACACTCTTTCGAAATATAGTCAAATACGCGATTTTCGAATCTGTTCATGGCGATCCATCTAACTGGTTCTGGGCGAAGATGGTGTGCTTATTTTTCGAACTTTCAAAGAAAGATATGCCGTTGGAGTTGATGCTATTTGACTATCACCTGTTGCTCCAAGGTGAACCGCCCCTTGACCTGAACTTGCGAGTAGTTAAATGTTTTGAGTCACGCGGCGTAAAACGCTCAAATAGCGCTGCGGAGGCAGCTAAACGGATCAGTGAAATTAGCAAAGCCGCCCGTCAAACGCCTGAACCTGAGCAGGAAGATGACGAAGAGCTGGATCAGGAGGCTGATGAGCTTTCAGACTCAGAAGATACAGAAGATATTGGCGACTCGGAGACCGAGGATGAAtctgacgaggacgatgaCATTGAATCTGAGCTAGACGAGAATATGATCAACGAACAGCTCGAGATGAGCATTCAGTCAGAATTCGACAGTATGCTGGCCGCAAGTTTGAAAACTTCCAGCTCAGCAAACCCTCGGCCTCGTGTACGTCAGCCTGTCGGCGCGATTGTTCGTAAGGAACAAACGGAAGACGGAGCCAACAAGTTTACGTTTTTAACGAAATCGGGAAACAAGATTGCGGCGCGAAAAATCGAGGTTCCCGATCATGTGGACTTTGTTGCTGAGCAACTGACCAACGCAGAGCTGTGGGAGCAGGAACGAGACAGGATCAAGGACTTTGTGCTCAGTCAGCACGAATAA
- a CDS encoding 54S ribosomal protein L35, mitochondrial has translation MSVSKGVWSKFVKRSPTLALRNKALRTALLSPDLPSGPVSLRSKASRRKYQSIEGLDQIYPLAYEILEKRSEDIYSKIESLDQNSPTYAEQKEKLEVAAEKFNPEVVYMAEYMKNSLDRTQPVFRHYLKKTWEGYSKMLLMQRLETLAVIPDTLPTLEPEVEVKLKFPHNNQDRWIQPGTLLSSNVTKMPPSLEVIEFKETTGDLYTVLMVDPDTPDLAQDSYSTTLLWGVKDVKLSNTDSMIDAKKLMQNEDCEFVEYLPPVCEKNTGKHRIAFWVFRQDGPLTNAPKGLKREFFKIRQFVEDNKLTPVGAHVIRTLWDRNTENVRKMYGLPEGRVFTRERVPFLKN, from the coding sequence ATGTCTGTGTCTAAAGGAGTGTGGTCAAAGTTTGTGAAGCGGTCGCCAACTTTGGCGTTACGCAACAAGGCTCTCCGAACTGCTTTGCTGAGCCCTGATCTTCCGTCTGGCCCAGTTTCTTTGCGGTCTAAAGCCAGCAGAAGGAAATACCAATCGATCGAAGGTCTTGACCAAATCTACCCGCTAGCATacgagattttggagaagcGCAGTGAAGACATCTACTCGAAAATTGAAAGCCTCGATCAGAACAGTCCAACGTACGCTGAGCAAAAGGAGAAACTTGAGGTCgcggctgaaaaattcaaccCTGAGGTTGTGTATATGGCAGAGTACATGAAAAATAGCCTCGACAGAACTCAGCCCGTTTTCAGACACTACCTGAAGAAAACATGGGAGGGctactccaaaatgctgcTCATGCAGAGACTTGAAACTTTGGCTGTTATCCCAGACACACTTCCTACCCTGGAGCCAGAGGTCGAGGTCAAGCTAAAGTTCCCACATAACAATCAAGATAGATGGATACAACCGGGAACTTTGCTCTCATCAAACGTTACCAAAATGCCACCTTCGCTCGAAGTGATTGAGTTCAAAGAGACTACTGGTGACCTGTATACCGTCTTGATGGTCGATCCGGACACTCCCGATCTCGCTCAAGACAGCTACTCTACTACGCTTCTATGGGGAGTTAAAGATGTCAAGCTCTCTAACACAGACTCCATGATTGACGCCAAAAAACTGATGCAAAACGAAGACTGCGAGTTTGTTGAGTACCTGCCCCCAGTTTGTGAGAAAAACACTGGAAAGCACAGAATTGCATTTTGGGTGTTCAGGCAGGACGGCCCGCTGACAAACGCTCCTAAAGGACTGAAAAgagaatttttcaagattaGACAATTTGTGGAGGACAATAAGCTCACACCGGTTGGGGCGCATGTCATCCGTACGTTGTGGGACAGAAACACAGAGAACGTTAGAAAGATGTACGGCCTTCCCGAGGGACGTGTTTTCACCAGGGAACGGGTGCCATTCTTGAAGAATTGA